The Faecalibacter sp. LW9 genome has a segment encoding these proteins:
- the bla gene encoding BlaB/IND/MUS family subclass B1 metallo-beta-lactamase, whose translation MKIKINIQYFKMYWIGILFLFSTFLYAQHAPLIIEQIHPKVFVHTTFNTFNGKQYAANGMYLVTKKGIVLFDTPWDETQYQPILDSIQAKHHLPVIAVFASHSHEDRAGGFDYYNTIGIPTYATKETNAILKANDKSIATNEIELGKTYKMGGERFKIEYFGKGHTTDNTIVWLPKYHILNGGCLVKSTESTDLGNIAEADVKAWPTTIQNIMHQHPKMKLVIAGHDDWKTQGHLEHTLQLLKQN comes from the coding sequence ATGAAGATTAAGATCAACATACAATATTTCAAAATGTATTGGATAGGAATTCTATTCCTATTCAGTACATTTTTATATGCCCAACATGCACCTTTGATCATCGAACAAATCCATCCCAAAGTATTTGTTCATACCACGTTTAATACATTTAATGGGAAGCAATATGCTGCCAATGGAATGTATTTGGTCACCAAAAAAGGAATTGTTTTATTTGATACACCTTGGGATGAAACCCAATATCAACCGATTTTGGATTCGATTCAAGCAAAACATCATTTGCCTGTAATCGCTGTGTTTGCCTCACATTCACACGAAGATCGTGCAGGTGGATTCGATTATTATAATACAATTGGAATTCCGACTTACGCAACAAAAGAAACGAATGCGATTTTAAAAGCAAATGATAAATCAATTGCAACAAATGAAATTGAATTAGGAAAAACCTATAAAATGGGTGGTGAACGTTTCAAGATTGAATATTTTGGCAAAGGGCATACAACAGATAATACGATCGTTTGGTTACCGAAATATCACATCTTAAATGGTGGTTGCTTAGTAAAAAGTACAGAGTCTACCGATTTAGGTAATATTGCTGAAGCGGATGTAAAAGCTTGGCCAACGACGATTCAAAACATCATGCATCAACATCCAAAAATGAAACTGGTAATTGCTGGACATGACGATTGGAAAACCCAAGGGCATTTGGAACATACCTTACAACTTTTAAAACAGAATTAA
- a CDS encoding agmatine deiminase family protein, translating to MNTIDTSKFPKDLGYRFPAEWEEHEATWLSWPHKEASWPDRIHFIYPAYAQFIAELSKGEKVRINVKDEEMKAFALSHIEKTDADLSQVEFYFFETNDAWCRDHGPAFLVNKENTENPKVIVDWGFNAWGGKYPPFENDDVIPTKIGEAFNIPVFYPGIIMEGGSVEFNGKNTLMTSKSCLLNENRNPEYSQEQIEEFLRNYYGVSQILWVEDGIVGDDTDGHIDDTIRFVNEDTVLTVVEEDENDDNYELLQVNLRQLQEMKLEDGRPLNIIQLPMPDGVYCEGERLPASYANFYIANKSVIVPTYRCAKDEVALEIIQKCFPDRKVVGIDSTDIIWGLGSFHCLSQQEPKI from the coding sequence TTGAACACAATAGATACATCAAAATTTCCTAAAGATTTAGGTTACCGTTTCCCTGCAGAATGGGAAGAGCACGAAGCGACGTGGTTATCGTGGCCACACAAAGAAGCCTCTTGGCCAGATCGTATTCACTTCATTTATCCAGCATACGCTCAGTTTATTGCTGAATTATCAAAAGGTGAAAAAGTTCGCATCAATGTAAAAGATGAAGAAATGAAAGCGTTTGCTTTATCACACATCGAAAAAACGGATGCAGATTTATCGCAAGTTGAATTTTACTTTTTCGAAACGAACGATGCATGGTGTCGTGATCACGGACCAGCTTTCTTAGTGAACAAAGAAAATACTGAAAATCCTAAAGTAATTGTCGATTGGGGATTCAATGCGTGGGGAGGAAAATATCCACCATTCGAGAATGACGATGTGATTCCAACTAAAATTGGAGAAGCATTTAATATCCCAGTTTTCTATCCAGGAATTATTATGGAAGGTGGTTCAGTCGAATTCAATGGTAAAAATACCTTGATGACTTCTAAATCGTGTTTATTAAATGAAAATCGTAATCCAGAATATTCACAAGAGCAAATCGAAGAATTTTTAAGAAATTACTACGGTGTTTCTCAAATTCTTTGGGTGGAGGATGGAATTGTTGGTGACGATACCGATGGTCACATCGATGATACGATTCGTTTCGTGAATGAGGATACGGTTTTAACGGTTGTGGAAGAGGATGAAAACGACGACAACTACGAATTATTACAAGTAAATCTTCGCCAATTACAAGAAATGAAATTGGAAGATGGTCGTCCATTAAACATTATCCAATTACCAATGCCGGATGGCGTTTACTGCGAAGGAGAACGTTTACCTGCGTCTTATGCGAATTTCTATATTGCCAATAAATCGGTGATTGTTCCAACATATCGTTGTGCTAAAGATGAGGTAGCGTTAGAAATTATTCAAAAATGTTTCCCAGATCGTAAAGTCGTTGGAATTGATTCAACTGATATCATTTGGGGATTGGGATCTTTCCACTGTTTAAGTCAACAAGAACCAAAAATATAA
- a CDS encoding T9SS type A sorting domain-containing protein — protein sequence MKKILLFLSTALFLSNGSQAQNSISFEASEGYTLGSIENQNGWLLYDPSEGETYTPEVIVSDQRATHGNRSFRITAQNILDYVGGFYFTQPVQENFSISMDVYVESTFTGLDNGSEILLDLVDENLVSLAQFNFGFDNTIYGGTNGWLSEIEGLTYENDRWYTIRYDVDFDAQVFRLYFNDTFIYEEAFETGTQLTALDFYMFDMGTSLNVDNIQLQPLANLGTAETKKSMISIYPNPVIDVIQIKTNEALQSAEIYDLTGRLIQSTTASNIPVQNLQSGAYVLKIKTNQSTTSKKFIKK from the coding sequence ATGAAGAAAATTTTACTCTTTTTATCCACTGCTTTATTTCTGTCGAATGGGTCTCAGGCACAAAATTCAATTTCATTTGAAGCATCGGAAGGATATACCTTAGGTTCGATAGAAAATCAGAACGGATGGTTATTGTACGATCCGAGCGAAGGTGAAACATATACGCCTGAAGTAATCGTTTCTGACCAACGAGCAACTCATGGTAACCGTTCGTTTCGCATTACAGCTCAAAACATTCTAGATTATGTCGGTGGTTTTTATTTTACCCAACCGGTGCAAGAAAACTTTAGTATTTCCATGGATGTCTATGTTGAAAGTACATTTACAGGACTGGATAATGGATCTGAAATTTTATTGGATTTAGTGGATGAAAATTTAGTATCCTTGGCGCAATTTAATTTTGGCTTCGACAATACCATTTATGGTGGAACCAATGGATGGTTGAGTGAAATTGAAGGCTTAACCTATGAAAATGACCGTTGGTATACCATTCGATATGATGTTGATTTTGATGCGCAAGTATTTCGTTTATACTTCAATGATACCTTTATTTATGAAGAAGCATTTGAAACGGGAACGCAATTGACCGCTTTGGATTTTTATATGTTTGATATGGGAACAAGTTTAAATGTTGACAACATTCAACTTCAACCTTTAGCAAATTTAGGAACTGCGGAAACAAAAAAATCCATGATTTCGATATATCCTAACCCTGTGATTGATGTCATCCAAATCAAAACAAATGAAGCCCTACAATCTGCTGAAATTTATGATTTAACTGGACGTCTGATTCAATCGACAACAGCTTCAAATATTCCGGTACAAAACCTTCAATCAGGAGCTTATGTTCTAAAAATTAAAACAAATCAAAGTACTACATCAAAGAAATTCATAAAAAAATAA